The proteins below are encoded in one region of Dromaius novaehollandiae isolate bDroNov1 chromosome 9, bDroNov1.hap1, whole genome shotgun sequence:
- the AGXT gene encoding alanine--glyoxylate aminotransferase, whose protein sequence is MHSAAVRGAAWAASAAPLLPARLPGPPRHAMAAGLLRVAPPERLLQPLAVSQRLLLGPGPSNVPPRIRAAGGQQLLGPMHPEMLQIMDEIKAGIQYAFQTHNPLTLAISGTGHCAMEATLLNLVEQGDTVLVAVNGIWGERAADIAGRLGANVHKLLKPLGEYFTLRDIEEGLVRHKPLMLFITHGESSTGVLQPLEGLGELCHRHGCLLLVDSVASLGGAPILMDQQEIDVLYSGSQKVLSAPPGSAPISFSERAREKMLRRKTKPRSFYLDMGWLANYWGCDGKPRMYHHTAPINSFFSLREGLAMLAELGLESLWERHRANCTYLCEGLQDLGLELFVKEEKARLPTVTTVKVPTGYDWKEITAFVMNKHAIEIAGGLGPSAGKVLRIGLMGYNSTRANADKVLCALRDALQHCHQSKL, encoded by the exons ATGCACAGCGCAGCGGTGCGGGGTGCCGCCTGGGCCGCCTCTGCCGCTCCTCTCCTCCCGGCTCGGCTCCCGGGGCCACCGCGGCACGCCATGGCTGCCGGCCTGCTGCGCGTCGCCCCCCCGGAGAGGCTGCTCCAGCCTCTGGCTGTGTCGcagaggctgctgctggggccggggcccAGCAATGTGCCCCCTCGCATCCGGGCCGCGGggggccagcagctcctgggccccATGCACCCTGAGATGCTGCAG ATCATGGACGAGATCAAGGCAGGCATCCAGTACGCCTTCCAGACACACAACCCGCTGACCCTGGCCATCAGCGGCACCGGCCACTGCGCCATGGAGGCTACTCTCCTCAACCTGGTTGAGCAGGGTGACACCGTGCTGGTGGCCGTCAACGGCATCTGGGGCGAGCGCGCGGCCGACATCGCCGGGAGATTGG GGGCCAACGTCCATAAGCTGCTGAAGCCCCTGGGCGAGTACTTCACCCTGCGGGACATTGAGGAG GGCCTGGTGAGGCACAAGCCCTTAATGCTCTTCATCACCCACGGCGAGTCCTCCACGGGTGTGCTGCAGCCGCTGGAGGGGCTGGGCGAGCTGTGCCACCG GCATGGCTGCCTGCTGCTCGTGGACTCGGTGGCATCGCTCGGGGGAGCGCCCATCCTCATGGACCAGCAGG AGATTGACGTCTTGTACTCAGGGTCTCAGAAAGTCCTCAGTGCCCCCCCTGGCAGTGCCCCCATCTCGTTCAGCGAGCGAGCCAG GGAGAAGATGCTGAGGAGGAAGACGAAGCCTCGCTCCTTCTACCTAGACATGGGCTGGCTGGCAAACTACTGGGGCTGCGACGGCAAGCCACGAAT GTACCACCATACGGCGCCCATCAACAGCTTCTTCAGCCTGCGGGAGGGCTTGGCGATGCTGGCTGAGCTG GGTCTGGAAAGCTTGTGGGAGCGCCACCGGGCCAACTGCACCTACCTGTGCGAGGGGCTGCAGGACCTGGGGCTTGAGCTCTTTGTGAAGGAGGAG AAGGCAAGACTTCCCACCGTCACCACCGTCAAAGTGCCCACGGGCTACGACTGGAAGGAGATCACGGCCTTTGTCATGAACAAACACGCCATCGAGATCGCTGGGGGCCTGGGCCCCTCGGCAGGCAAG GTTCTTCGAATTGGCCTCATGGGCTACAACTCAACCAGAGCCAATGCGGACAAGGTGCTCTGCGCCCTGAGAGACGCCCTCCAGCACTGTCACCAGAGCAAGCTGTGA